The sequence below is a genomic window from Nitrospirota bacterium.
CATCAGGAAATGTTAAAATACGGCAAGTGATAACGGAAAACTTGCATCCTAAGTCAAAAGGTCTCGACATCCTGTCAGCAGACGGGATATTTGACCTTATGAGTGCTGACAACAGAGCAGTACTGGAGGCAGTTGAAGCGGCAAGGGAATCAATATGCAGAGCCATAGAGGATGCGTATAATACGATACGGGGTGGCGGTACGCTTCTTTATGTGGGGGCCGGGACAAGTGGGCGGCTTGGGGTACTGGATGCATCCGAGATGTATCCCACATTTAGCGCTCCGCCTACTATGATACAGGCCGTTATAGCGGGCGGCGCCGATGCCTTAACCACTCCGGTTGAAGGAGCTGAGGACGATGTTATGGCAGGCTGTGATGCTGTTAAGTCAATTAAGTCAAATGATATGGTGCTGGGAATAACCGCATCAGGCACAGCTCCGTATGTGCTATCCGCTCTGAAAGAGGCAAAAAGACGAGGTGCTAAGATATGGCTTCTGACATGCAATGATAATAAATGTGATTTTTGCCCTGATTCGATAAACGTTGTCACAGGCCCTGAACTGATAGCAGGTTCAACGCGCCTTAAGGCCGGAACTGCCACTAAGATTGTGCTTAATATGATTTCCACCTCCGTTATGGTTAAACTTGGACGCGTGTATGATGGTTACATGGTGGATGTGGTGCCATCTAACGAAAAACTCAAAAAACGTGCTATTAAAATAGTATCTGAACTAACAAATTGTACAACTCTGCGCGCGTCAGAATTGATTTCAGCCTCTGGCGGTAACCCAAAGACCGCCATTTTAATGGAAATGAAAAACTTATCTAAAGAAGATGCTAAATCTCTTCTTGATAACTCAGGAGGTTCATTGAGAGCCGCTCTGAGGAGTTAAACTTTGAACACGCAGCTCAACAGCAAAAAGATCATCGGCCTCATGTCTGGCACCTCACATGACGGTGTTGACGGCGCACTGGTAGAAATTACAAGAGTTGGCATTAATAATGCTATCAGCGTTAATCTTCTGCACAACATTCATTTACCATATCCTGAAAAGTTACGGGTAAAAATACGTACAGCCTTTAATGGTAACACTGAGGCCATCTGCAGACTTAACTTTGAGCTTGGAGAGATTTTTGCCCTCTGCGCTAATAAGTTAATAGCGGCTTCAGGCGCCAAAACCAGCGACATAGCTCTTGTTGCCTCACACGGCCAAACCATCTGCCACATCCCGCCGGTTCGGGCAAAGTGGGGCTCTACGTTACAGATAGGGGAATCCTCGATAATTGCAGCGCGCACGGGTATTGTTACGGTGTCGGATTTTCGTCCCAAGGATATGGCATACGGAGGACAGGGAGCCCCGCTTGTGCCGCTTAGCGATTACCTGATGTTTAAAAAACAGGGGGCTATAACGGCTGTTTTAAATATCGGCGGGATGGCAAATGTCACGATTTTAACTGAGAGCATTGAAGACCTTATAGCGTTTGACACAGGGCCCGGAAATTCCCTGATTGATGACACGGTAATGCTTTTAAGTGGTGGAAAACACGCTTTTGATAAGGACGGCATAATAGCTCGTGGTGGAATTTTAGACAAAAATCTCCTTAACGAACTTATGAAACATCCATATTTAAAGAAGAAACCGCCAAAATCAACAGGGCGTGAAACTTTTGGTAAAACTCTGTCCGAAGACATTTTTTACAACCGGTACAGTCATCTGAAAAAAGAAGACATTGTCTGCACACTAACCCATTTTACGGCTAAAACGATATTTAATTCGATTAGCCCTTACAAACCAACTGAGATTATAGTGACAGGAGGAGGCGTTAAAAACACGTATCTCATGGAACTCCTGAGCGGGTTGTTTTTGCCAACTGGCGCCGACATAAAAAACATATCTGAATACGGGATACCGCCTGAGGCTAAAGAGGCAGTGAGTTTTGCCGTGTTAGGCTACAGAGCATTGATTGGCCTGCCGGGAAACGTACCATCGGCAACAGGCGCTTCAAGAAGTACAATACTTGGTAAATTCACATACCCTTAAGCTCCGATTGTTTTGTTCTGTACGCTAACAGATTTAGATCTTTGATATAATATACTATGTGCAAAACTTACAGGATATTACTACCGAATTTTTTTTTCTTTCTCATACCAATAGCCACTGCGATTATACTCTGCCTTAGTGCAGATTCATCCGCGCAACATAATAACGTTGTCAAGATAGGTGTTGCCTCTATGACTACACCTGTTGATGCGGTTAAATACTACCAGGACGTTATTGATTACATTGGGCAACAGATAAAACAGCCGGTACAGATGGTTTACCGAAGGACATACAGTGAAATGGACTCTTTACTCAAAAAAGGAGAGGTCGAAATCGCATTCATCTGTTCTGCGCCATACGTAAGAAACAAGGAGCAGTTTGGGGCTGAACTCCTTGTGGCGCCAAGCGTAAAGGAAAGTTCTATGTATCACTCATATATTATAGTTCATAAAGACAGCGCGATTAAATCTTTTCCAGAGCTTAAGGGAAGGGTGTTTGCTTTCACCGACCCTCAATCAAATAGCGGTACACTATATCCCACATATTTACTTAAGACAATGAAACACACGCCAGAAAGTTTTTTTAACAGATTTATCTATAGTTACAGCCATAATAAATCCGTGGAGATGGTTGCCAAGAAAATTGTGGATGGTGCGGCGGTAGAGAGTATAATTTATGAATATATGCTGAAAACGGAATCTCCTTATGCAAAACAGGTAAAAATCATCAAGCGTTCTCCCCCCTTTGGAATCCCTCCGGTAGTTGTGACACGGGGTATTGACCCTGTGCTAAGGAAAAAGGTGAGAGATGCTTTCCTGAGTATGCAGCATACAGCAAAAGGAAAGGCGATTCTCGATGCAATGATGTTAGGCGGATTTGTTGAGGTTTCCGACAGCAACTATGACACTGTAAGGGCTATGGAATACGCTGTTTCAGACAGAGCTGGTGTTGCAAGGAATGACAGGGATAACAAAACGGTATATTTCGGTGTGATTCCAAGGGATAATCCAAGGATAATATATGAAAAGTACCAGCCTCTTTTAGATTACCTTGCACAAAGGACACCCTACAAGTATGAACTTGTTTTGAAGAAAAACTATGAAGAGACAGTAAAAGCGCTGGGTAATGGAGAGACAGATGTTGCCCTTCTAGGACCGTTAACCTATCTTGAGGCCCACTCAAAGTATGGCGCTATTTGTATTCTAAAATCTAAAGGAACTGACGGGAATGCAGGGTTTAAGAGCGTTATAATTAAGAGGAAAGATTCCCTTATCAATAATCCCTCTGAACTTAAGGGGAAAAGTGTTGCCTTTGCCGCCTCTAAATCAACGTCGGGGAACCTCATCCCCCGGTACATGCTTGCCGATGCCGGAGTACATCTGAGCGGCCTCAGTGGCTATGCAAATTTTGACTATCATGACTCCGTCGTAAAGGCAATCCTGAGTGGACAGTTTACGGCAGGCGCCGTCAGAGAATCCGTTGCCAGGAAATATATGAAGTTGGGGATAAAAACTATTGCCGAATCCGGGTCCATCCCAACGGGGCCTCTTGTTGTCGGGCCGGGAACTTCGGTTAAAGCAATAGAAAGCATAAAGAAAGCCCTTCTTGAACTCAACCCCCGCAACAGTGACGACCGTAAAACACTGAATCGCCTCGATGAAGACTTAAGAAACGGTTTTATTGAAGCATCAGACAAGGATTATGAGGATATACGTAAAAAAATCAATGCCGTGCCGCAAACATGTGGCATGGGATGCCATCCAAAGATACGGCTATGAACACAATATCGGTTCTTTTCTCAAGGTTGGGCCTTCAATATAAATTCATACTTATCACTACCTGTTCAATCATTGCGGCTATGGGTATTGTTGGATATCTTGCGGTTGAAAGAGAAAAGAATATTCTCTATGTTGAAGCCGAAAAACAAGGGAGACTTCTCGGTGAAACCCTTGCCATTCCAATAATTAATGATCTCATATATGAAAAACTCGGTATTGTGGAAGAGGGAGGCCTTTTAGATAACTACATCATGGAGATATTCAGCAGGCAGGATATAGCCCTATTGTATATCGCAGTTCTCAATGAGGCAGGCAAGGTAATGTCCCACAACAATATCACCGAATACGGGAAAGTTTATACCGATCAGTTGACAAGGAGGGCACTTGCTTCAGACTCAACTATTGTACAACAGATAGACAACAACACCCTGGATTTTGGAGTTCCTCTGTCCATAGGTAAAAAGAAATGGGGTGTTCTGAGATTTGGGTTATCTCTGGAAAAGGTTGAGCGTGAAATCCTTGTCACCATTAAAAGGATTGTGATTCTTACGATGGCTCTTCTCTTTGCGGGCTTTGTAATCATAATGCTTTTGAGCAAGCGGTTTATAAGCCCTATAATTCATCTGGCAAACACTATGGAAAAAGCGCGGGGTGATTATCTCGATATCAGTGTTGACGTAAAAGGACACGATGAGCTTGCTATTTTAGGAAAGAGGTTTAACAGCATGATAGAAAGACTACGGCAGGCAAATGAAGACCTGAAAAAGACTCATGAAAAACTTATCCGCTCAGAGAAGCTTGCCTCTATAGGAATACTTGCCGCTGGTGTTGCACATGAGATAAATAATCCTCTTGGCGGAATCTTTAACTGTATAGAGATGCTCAGGCACAATGGCGGCAATGCTGAACTAAGGGAAAAGTATCTGGCTCTTGTCAACGAGGGATTGGATAGGATCGGAAATACTGTAAACAAGCTCTTATGGATGTCACAGAGGCCAGATCACTCTCCTGTCAGTGTGAACATAAGAGACACAATGGACAGCGTTTACTCTTTTCTTGAGTATAAAATACAAAAACGAGGCATTGCTTTCATTAACGAGGTACCCGACGACCTGCAAGTTACCTTTGATATACACGATTTTCAGCAGTTGATTTTAAATCTCTTTATCAATTCGATTCACGCAATGGTTAACGGTGGGACACTGGAGGTCTGTGGACACAGGGAGGGCTCATCGGTAAGTATCGAGGTGGCAGATACCGGCTGTGGAATTGCTGCGGAAAACATTGGCAGGATTTTTGATCCATTTTTTACTACAAAACCCACAGGAGAGGGCACAGGGCTTGGGCTCTGGTTGACTTACGAAATAATCAGAAACTATAATGGTGAAATATCGGTCGAAAGTGAGTTTGGAAAAGGCAGCAGATTCATCATGCGTTTTCCGGTAACTGAATCCATATGAAAGAAATGATACTGTTGATAGAAGATGAAAAGCTGATGCGTGTGACCCTTGAGGATGCCTTGAAAGAGAAAGGATACGAGGTGATGTCTTTCGATACAGGCACGGGGGCACTGAACGCACTCAAACACAACTCTTTCGATGTTGCCGTAACCGATGTCAGGCTTCCCGACATGGATGGTTTCGACATTGTCAGGGAAATAACCGGACGCAATGTTACGCAGGTGATAGTCATGACGGCGTATGGCACTATAAAGGATGCTGTGGAGGCGATGAAACTCGGCGCATTCGATTATATAACCAAGCCCTTTGCTCTCGATGAATTCCTGTTGCTTATAGCAAGGGCGCTTGAGATGAAGAGGCTGAGAGAGGAAAATATAAGGCTTAAAAAGGACCTCAGGAGGTGTTACTCGGCACCAAACATAATAGGTGAAAGTCCAGGTATGAAAAAGGTCTTCTCGCTCATCTCAAATGTCTCCTCTTTGGATACGACAGTTCTTATTCTCGGTGAGAGCGGAACCGGCAAAGAGCTTGTCGCCACTACAATTCACTACCAAAGTAAGCGCAATGAAAAACCTCTCATCAAGGTAAATTGCGCTGCGCTGCCTGACGGCCTCATAGAAAGCGAACTGTTCGGCTATGAAAAAGGAGCCTTTACGGGAGCCTTAAAAAGAAAACCCGGCAGGTTTGAGCTTGCACACGGCGGTACAATTTTCCTTGACGAGATTGGAGATATTTCTCTTTTAAACCAGGCGAAAATCCTCAGGGTCATACAGGAAAGACAATTTGAAAGAGTTGGTGGCACAGCCACTTTGGATGTTGACGTTAGAATAATTGCCGCAACGAACAGGAATCTTCAAGAGGATGTTAAGGCTGGACGGTTCAGGGAAGACCTGTACTACCGGCTCAATGTTATACCTGTTACCATTCCACCGCTGAGAGAGCGGAAAGAGGACATTCCTAATCTGCTTGAGTTTTTTATGGATAAATACAGAGGCAAGCTTTCCAGATATGTTCGGCTCTCCAAAGTTGCCGTAGATATGCTTCTTACATACGATTATCCGGGCAACGTCAGAGAGCTTGAAAATATCATTGAACGGTGCGTAACTCTTTCAACCGGTAGTGTTATCGGTAGGGATGAACTACCGCCCTTCATTGAAAATGGAGCTTACGCCGCAAAAAACCGGTTTCTCTCCGACGTTGCCGCCGAAGCCGAAAAAGACCATATAATAAACGTTCTGAAAACCACACAGGGTAATAAGACCAAAGGAGCGGAACTTCTTGGCATAAGCAGAAAAACCTTGTGGGAAAAGATGCACGCTTACGGTATAGAATAGATATGTATTAATACTAAATTATACGATTGAAGACGGATTGGTATTACTCAAGAATAATATTAAATAAATATCCTGTAAAAATAATACCTATGCCTACAATTCCTGCAAAAATGAAAATCAAT
It includes:
- the murQ gene encoding N-acetylmuramic acid 6-phosphate etherase, which codes for MITENLHPKSKGLDILSADGIFDLMSADNRAVLEAVEAARESICRAIEDAYNTIRGGGTLLYVGAGTSGRLGVLDASEMYPTFSAPPTMIQAVIAGGADALTTPVEGAEDDVMAGCDAVKSIKSNDMVLGITASGTAPYVLSALKEAKRRGAKIWLLTCNDNKCDFCPDSINVVTGPELIAGSTRLKAGTATKIVLNMISTSVMVKLGRVYDGYMVDVVPSNEKLKKRAIKIVSELTNCTTLRASELISASGGNPKTAILMEMKNLSKEDAKSLLDNSGGSLRAALRS
- a CDS encoding HAMP domain-containing protein, whose amino-acid sequence is MPSKDTAMNTISVLFSRLGLQYKFILITTCSIIAAMGIVGYLAVEREKNILYVEAEKQGRLLGETLAIPIINDLIYEKLGIVEEGGLLDNYIMEIFSRQDIALLYIAVLNEAGKVMSHNNITEYGKVYTDQLTRRALASDSTIVQQIDNNTLDFGVPLSIGKKKWGVLRFGLSLEKVEREILVTIKRIVILTMALLFAGFVIIMLLSKRFISPIIHLANTMEKARGDYLDISVDVKGHDELAILGKRFNSMIERLRQANEDLKKTHEKLIRSEKLASIGILAAGVAHEINNPLGGIFNCIEMLRHNGGNAELREKYLALVNEGLDRIGNTVNKLLWMSQRPDHSPVSVNIRDTMDSVYSFLEYKIQKRGIAFINEVPDDLQVTFDIHDFQQLILNLFINSIHAMVNGGTLEVCGHREGSSVSIEVADTGCGIAAENIGRIFDPFFTTKPTGEGTGLGLWLTYEIIRNYNGEISVESEFGKGSRFIMRFPVTESI
- the phnD gene encoding phosphate/phosphite/phosphonate ABC transporter substrate-binding protein, translated to MTTPVDAVKYYQDVIDYIGQQIKQPVQMVYRRTYSEMDSLLKKGEVEIAFICSAPYVRNKEQFGAELLVAPSVKESSMYHSYIIVHKDSAIKSFPELKGRVFAFTDPQSNSGTLYPTYLLKTMKHTPESFFNRFIYSYSHNKSVEMVAKKIVDGAAVESIIYEYMLKTESPYAKQVKIIKRSPPFGIPPVVVTRGIDPVLRKKVRDAFLSMQHTAKGKAILDAMMLGGFVEVSDSNYDTVRAMEYAVSDRAGVARNDRDNKTVYFGVIPRDNPRIIYEKYQPLLDYLAQRTPYKYELVLKKNYEETVKALGNGETDVALLGPLTYLEAHSKYGAICILKSKGTDGNAGFKSVIIKRKDSLINNPSELKGKSVAFAASKSTSGNLIPRYMLADAGVHLSGLSGYANFDYHDSVVKAILSGQFTAGAVRESVARKYMKLGIKTIAESGSIPTGPLVVGPGTSVKAIESIKKALLELNPRNSDDRKTLNRLDEDLRNGFIEASDKDYEDIRKKINAVPQTCGMGCHPKIRL
- a CDS encoding sigma-54-dependent Fis family transcriptional regulator; amino-acid sequence: MKEMILLIEDEKLMRVTLEDALKEKGYEVMSFDTGTGALNALKHNSFDVAVTDVRLPDMDGFDIVREITGRNVTQVIVMTAYGTIKDAVEAMKLGAFDYITKPFALDEFLLLIARALEMKRLREENIRLKKDLRRCYSAPNIIGESPGMKKVFSLISNVSSLDTTVLILGESGTGKELVATTIHYQSKRNEKPLIKVNCAALPDGLIESELFGYEKGAFTGALKRKPGRFELAHGGTIFLDEIGDISLLNQAKILRVIQERQFERVGGTATLDVDVRIIAATNRNLQEDVKAGRFREDLYYRLNVIPVTIPPLRERKEDIPNLLEFFMDKYRGKLSRYVRLSKVAVDMLLTYDYPGNVRELENIIERCVTLSTGSVIGRDELPPFIENGAYAAKNRFLSDVAAEAEKDHIINVLKTTQGNKTKGAELLGISRKTLWEKMHAYGIE
- a CDS encoding anhydro-N-acetylmuramic acid kinase, whose protein sequence is MNTQLNSKKIIGLMSGTSHDGVDGALVEITRVGINNAISVNLLHNIHLPYPEKLRVKIRTAFNGNTEAICRLNFELGEIFALCANKLIAASGAKTSDIALVASHGQTICHIPPVRAKWGSTLQIGESSIIAARTGIVTVSDFRPKDMAYGGQGAPLVPLSDYLMFKKQGAITAVLNIGGMANVTILTESIEDLIAFDTGPGNSLIDDTVMLLSGGKHAFDKDGIIARGGILDKNLLNELMKHPYLKKKPPKSTGRETFGKTLSEDIFYNRYSHLKKEDIVCTLTHFTAKTIFNSISPYKPTEIIVTGGGVKNTYLMELLSGLFLPTGADIKNISEYGIPPEAKEAVSFAVLGYRALIGLPGNVPSATGASRSTILGKFTYP